TCTCTCGTCGCTTCAATTCCGGCTCGATTCCATTCGTTCCGTCAATGCCGCCTGATTTATATAAACCGCGTTGCCGGCTGTCATTATAGGGGTGCTTCATCTAACACCATGAATTCTATAAATAATACGAGGGTTCGTCTCCTGAAAAAAGGCGGACAGATAAATGGCCCGGTGCTGTACTGGATGAGCCGCGATCAGCGAGTCCATGACAACTGGGCGCTGCTTTTTGCACAACAAATCGCATTGGAACGAAAGACGCCTCTGGCCGTTGTTTTCAATCTGGTGCCGCAATTTCTTGAAGCCGGTATCAGGCAGTATCGCTTTATGCTGAAAGGGCTTTGGGAAGTAGAAAAAGAATTGGCCAGGTTCAATATCCCCTTTTTCCTGCTTACCGGTGGGCCGAAGGAGCAAATTCCCGGATTTATCCGCGAACACCGAATTTCGATCGTTGTCACCGACTATTCACCGCTGAAGATCAGCAAGCAATGGAAAAATGACGTTCAAAGCAAAATAGGCATACCGTTTTATGAGGTCGATGCTCATAATATCGTTCCGGTCTGGCTTGCATCAGATAAACAGGAATATGCCGCCTATACTATTCGTCCCAAAATTACGAGGCTTCTCCCGGAATATCTGACCGATTTTCCGCCTTTGAAGAAACATCGCCACCCCTGGTCTTCCGGCAATCCTGACAATAACTGGAACAACATCGAAAAAAGCCTTAAAGTCAACGCTATCGTTCAAGAGGTTAACTGGATTGAACCCGGGGAAAAAGCGGCGCTGACGGCGCTTAAATTATTTCTTGACCGAAAACGGCCCCTCTATGATGAAAGGCGCAATGATCCCAATGCCGATGTTTCATCTCACATGTCACCGTATGTGCATTTTGGCATGATTTCGGCCCAGCGGATTACCCTCGAAGTGCAGCGTTTCGATCAGAATCTGAAGTCTCA
This portion of the candidate division Zixibacteria bacterium HGW-Zixibacteria-1 genome encodes:
- a CDS encoding deoxyribodipyrimidine photolyase yields the protein MNSINNTRVRLLKKGGQINGPVLYWMSRDQRVHDNWALLFAQQIALERKTPLAVVFNLVPQFLEAGIRQYRFMLKGLWEVEKELARFNIPFFLLTGGPKEQIPGFIREHRISIVVTDYSPLKISKQWKNDVQSKIGIPFYEVDAHNIVPVWLASDKQEYAAYTIRPKITRLLPEYLTDFPPLKKHRHPWSSGNPDNNWNNIEKSLKVNAIVQEVNWIEPGEKAALTALKLFLDRKRPLYDERRNDPNADVSSHMSPYVHFGMISAQRITLEVQRFDQNLKSQEAYLEQLIIRRELAENFCEYNSRYDSYDGFPDWAKITLDEHRSDPREYLYSPEQLERGETHDELWNAAQLEMVKLGRMHGYMRMYWAKKILEWSATPEKALDVAVYLNDKYQLDGRDPNGYTGIAWSIGGVHDRPWFERDIFGKIRYMSYNGCKRKFDIDNYVEKIAGIING